The following are encoded together in the Brassica napus cultivar Da-Ae chromosome A9, Da-Ae, whole genome shotgun sequence genome:
- the LOC106396669 gene encoding probable serine/threonine-protein kinase SIS8, protein MGERRDDAGPSEQGPSNQTWWPSEFVEKFDSVHLGSSQEETSSTKGSPRNLAQDGLTSNSASNILWSTGSLSEPIPNGFYSVIPDSKLKQLFNSIPTLEDLHALGEEGLKADVILVDFQKDKKLFRQKQLITKLVSGLNSKPAAVIKKIAGLVADVYKQPTTLHSPAKATQSLENCGIQLLGQIKNGSCRPRAILFKVLADTVGLESKLVVGLSSDGAAESVDSYSHISVTVLLNSVEMLVDLMRFPGQLIPLSAKAIFMSHISAAGESDSAENDSCDSPLEPNSPMFGYSDHENAEKDENLLFHRKLEGSPIMSGPPSRNMLLRSASTLERKLSLSPSESNIANEFWRQNRRKVIADQRTAGSSPEHLSFRTRTKSMLSGDKNLAQDVTGNVATSSKSVGGAKLETKRIRRRSISITPEIGDDIVRAVRAMNEALKQNRLSKEQCDDSSSPSSPNDRAEGPHLQKIVSGFHLDAHDQVSGGRSTLSREPFDPQKAISLPTSPQNYRGQSYERSGSSQRNISHIWDKVLGSPMFQNKPLLPYEEWNIDFSELTVGIRVGIGFFGEVFRGVWNGTDVAIKVFLEQDLTAENMEDFCNEISILSRLRHPNVILFLGACTRPPRLSLITEYMEMGSLYNLLHLSGQKKKLSWRRKLKMLRDICRGLMCIHRMGIVHRDIKSANCLLSSKLTVKICDFGLSRIMTGTTMRDAVSAGTPEWMAPELIRNEPFSEKCDIFSLGVIMWELCTLTRPWEGVPPERVVYAIAYEGARLEIPEGPLGKLIADCWTEPEQRPTCNEILSRLLDCEYSLC, encoded by the exons ATGGGAGAGAGACGAGATGATGCTGGGCCATCAGAGCAAGGACCTTCGAATCAAACCTGGTGGCCTTCTGAATTTGTTGAGAAATTTGATTCTGTTCATTTAGGATCATCGCAAGAGGAGACCTCTAGTACCAAAGGCTCACCCAGAAATCTTGCTCAAGATGGGCTGACATCTAATAGTGCTTCCAATATTCTTTGGAGCACTGGTTCTCTTTCTGAGCCCATCCCAAATGGCTTCTATTCCGTGATCCCG GATAGTAAATTGAAGCAACTATTTAATAGCATTCCTACATTGGAAGATCTTCATGCTCTGGGCGAGGAAGGTCTAAAGGCTGATGTGATTCTtgttgattttcaaaaagacaAGAAGCTTTTCAGGCAAAAGCAGTTGATTACTAAACTTGTCAGTGGATTGAACTCAAAACCAGCTGCTGTTATCAAGAAGATTGCTGGACTG GTGGCAGATGTTTATAAGCAACCTACTACTCTGCATAGCCCGGCAAAAGCTACGCAATCTCTTGAAAACTGTGGTATTCAACTGCTTGGCCAGATCAAGAATGGCTCCTGTCGGCCACGAGCTATCTTATTCAAAGTTCTAGCTGATACGGTTGGTCTTGAAAGCAAACTTGTAGTG GGTTTGTCAAGTGATGGAGCTGCTGAGAGTGTAGACTCATACAGTCATATTTCAGTTACTGTTCTTCTTAATTCTGTGGAAATGCTGGTTGATCTAATGCGGTTTCCTGGTCAGCTTATTCCTCTATCAGCCAAGGCAATATTTATGAGCCATATCTCAGCGGCAGGGGAAAGTGATTCTGCAGAGAATGACTCTTGCGATTCACCTCTGGAGCCAAATAGTCCCATGTTTGGTTATTCAGATCATGAAAA TGCAGAAAAAGATGAAAACCTTCTGTTTCATAGGAAACTGGAAGGGTCTCCAATTATGTCTGGTCCACCATCAAGAAATATGCTGTTACGATCTGCCTCCACGCTAGAGAGAAAATTAAG TTTATCACCGAGCGAGTCAAACATTGCAAATGAGTTTTGGCGGCAGAACCGGAGAAAGGTCATTGCTGATCAGAGGACTGCTGGTTCCAG CCCCGAGCATCTTTCCTTCCGAACACGTACGAAGTCCATGCTAAGTGGCGACAAGAACTTGGCACAAGATGTCACCGGCAATGTTGCCACAAG CTCTAAATCTGTTGGAGGAGCGAAACTGGAAACAAAGAGAATAAGGAGGAGAAGCATTAGTATAACTCCTGAGATTGGTGATGATATCGTCAG GGCAGTACGAGCGATGAATGAAGCATTGAAGCAGAATCGCCTCTCAAAAGAGCAATGTGATGATAGTTCATCTCCTAGCTCTCCAAATGACAGAGCCGAGGGCCCTCATCTCCAGAAAATT GTCTCTGGTTTCCATCTTGATGCCCATGACCAAGTGTCTGGAGGAAGGTCGACTCTTTCCAGGGAACCTTTTGATCCACAGAAGGCAATCTCACTACCTACGTCTCCCCAAAACTACCGAGGGCAATCCTATGAAAGGAGTGGATCATCACAACGTAATATAAGTCATATATGGGATAAAGTATTGGGATCTCCCATGTTCCAGAACAAACCATTATTACCATATGAAGAATGGAACATAGACTTCTCTGAGCTGACGGTTGGGATTCGTGTTGGAATTG GATTTTTCGGAGAAGTCTTCCgtggggtttggaatggaacAGACGTGGCGATCAAAGTGTTCCTCGAGCAAGATCTTACCGCCGAGAACATGGAAGATTTCTGCAATGAGATATCGATTCTTAG CCGACTCAGACATCCCAACG TTATACTGTTCCTTGGAGCATGCACAAGGCCTCCACGATTATCGCTGATCACTGAGTACATGGAAATGGGATCTTTGTATAATTTGCTGCACTTGAGTGGACAAAAGAAGAAGCTAAGCTGGCGGAGGAAGCTAAAGATGCTACGTGACATTTGCCG GGGGTTGATGTGCATACATCGGATGGGAATAGTACATCGTGATATAAAGAGCGCAAACTGTCTTTTGAGCAGCAAATTGACAGTCAAGATCTGTGATTTTGGGCTATCGAGAATAATGACAGGCACGACAATGAGAGATGCAGTCTCTGCAGGAACTCCAGAGTGGATGGCTCCTGAACTTATCCGCAATGAGCCCTTCTCTGAAAAATGCGATATCTTCAGCT